In Verrucomicrobiota bacterium JB022, the genomic stretch CCTGGGGCAGCAATGCCAGCGGCCAGCTGGGCACCGGGGGCACCGACGACCGACGTGTGCCACAACGCATTGGCTACGACAACGACTGGAAAGACGTCGACGCGACGGGCAGCTACACGCTGGCCCTGAAGTCCAATGGCGTCCTCTACGGCTGGGGCAGCAATAACAACGCACAGCTCCTGCGCAGCCCGTCGACTTTTCCGCGTCAGCTCTCGCCCCTGATCCTGAACGATTCCCGCAACTCACTGTCGGGGGTAAAGATCACCGCCATGTCGGCCGGGGTAAACCACGTGCTCGCCGTCGACAGCGAAGGCCGTCTGCTGGGGTGGGGCTTGAACGCTTCCGGCCAGCTCGGCATCCCCGGCCTGCCGGCGCTGCCGAGCCAGTCGGTGCAAGTCATCAGCACCGATCCCAAGTGGGTGTCGGTCGAGGCAGGCGCCGTGCAGTCGTTCGCCCTCGACAACCAAGGCCAGGTCTATGCTTTCGGCTACGGCACTCTTGGTAGCCTTGGCCTCGGAGGCACCTCGACGGCTTCTACGCCGACCCGGGTTCCCTTCCCGGCGGGCGTCCAGATCAAGAGCATCAAGATGGACCGCGCGACCCCTACCCATGTGGTTGCGATCAGCACGGAAGGCGACGTCTATGCCTGGGGCGCCAATACCCCCGCTTTCGGCCAGTTGGGCGTCGACCTGTACGACGACTACGACCGGGTGATCTCGGCCAATATGCAGTTCTCCAGCCCGCAAAAGCTGGTGGACAAGGCGGTATTCGTCGAAAACGTGGCCCAGCTCGACTTTACTGAAGTTGCGATGGGCGATGAATTTACGCTGTTGCGGGCGGGGGCTAGCCAGCTCTACGCCACGGGCAGCAACGCAGCGAACCAGCTCGGCACCGGCCTCGGAGCAGGCGGCAGCAACGTCTTCCTGCGCGTCCCTCTCGGCATTCCGGATATGGTCGCGGAAGCAAGTCTCTCGGCCAACGAAACGCCCTACATCAGTGGCACTTTCGATCTCAGCCTGACCTTGTCGAACATCGGCTCCGGGCCCCTGCCGAGCAATTCCGGCCTCGAAATCGCCCTTTACCTGAGCGAAGATCCCAACTTCTCCCGCGATACGGATGTGCGCCTGCCGGTGGCCCTGGGGGCGGACCGCCCGATGCAGGAGCTTGGCAACGAGATCGTCTACAACAACTCGCTCGCGGGCAGCAACCAGCGTGTGTTGACCGCTTCGGTCGGTCTGCCTGCCGATCGTCTCCGCGCGGGCACTTATTACCTCTTTGTCGATGTGAATGGAGAGGGGACGACGCTGGAGGCCAACCTGGACAACAACACCTTCCAGGTTGAAGAGCCCCTGAGCTTCACGCCCGACCTTTCGGTTGTCGCCACCCTCACGGTGCCCGATGCGCCGGTAAATGTCGGCGAAACCATCGCGCTCAACTACACGTTGGCGAATGGCGGGACCGCTCAGGTGGTCGAAGGCACGACCCTGCAGGCTTTCTACCAGTATCTCGGCACGGCGACCGGCACTTCCACCACGGCTGACAAGGTAGCGGTGGGGCCAATCCAAGCGGTGGAAGGGCCCATCTTGCCCAATAGCTCGACGACGGGGACGCTCAACTTGGTCCTGCCCAGCATCAGCGCGGGCAACTACCGCTTTGGCATCTTCGTCGATCCGGCGAACCAGGTCGAGGAGATCAGCGAGGTCAACAACGAGTCGACGGACAACCGCCCGGGCCGCTACGTGCAAGTCCTGCTGTCGAACGATGGGAGCAATAACTTGAAGGAAGGGGCCGATTTTACGGTCCAGCCGGCACCGACGAGTGAGGACGGGCAGTTGCGTTACCTGAACCCCAATACCATCCGGTTCAACCCGGCGGCGGGGGCTCAGTGGCAGAACACCACTGCTCTCGACGCGATCCAGAACGAGCCCAACAATGAGGTGCAGCCTTACACGCCCGAAGGTGATAACGCGCTGATTCCTCAGCCCGGGTTGGTCGCAGGTCAGAGTGCCTCCTTCGAAATCGAAGTCACCGGGCCCTTTGTCGTGGAGTTCGTCTGGGGCCTGGCTGCCACCGAAGCAGGGATCGACAATTTCAACGATTCGATCACCTTCACGATCGACGGCGCTGCCCCCTTCGGCTTTGAAGATCAGGCGGTAATTTCAGGCAATCAAGGGTGGACCGCTTACCGCCAGCTGGTTGAAAAAGGCGCGACCCCGCGCAAGCTGCGCTGGACTTACACTCGCGGCACCGGCAGCCCGGCAGCCTACGCCTTTGTTGACCGCATCGTCGTGCGCGAAGAGCTCCGCCCCGACTTGACGGTCGAATCGGTCGAGTACAACTCGCAGAACATCGAGCTGTTCATCCTGAAGAGCCATCAATACCTTGATGTCGTCATCAACGGCATCAATGCCGGGGCAGCGATGGAACCCGCTGGAGGTTCCCACTTCTTCGATACGGAGGTTCGCCTTTCGCGAGACAAAGTGTGGGGCAACTCCGACGACGTCATTCTCGGCGTGCTTGAAGAGTTGCAGGATCTCGACGGTAACGGGCGCTTTATATACGGGCAGGACTTCGACATGAACTTCTGTATGCCCGACGGCGAATATTACCTCGCTGTCTACGTGGATAGCACCCGTCGCTATCGCGAAATCAACGACGAGACGGCAGATGAAATCCTGCGTAATACCGCCGGGTGGCCTTTGTATGCCTATACCGATGAGGAGACAGGTCAGATTACCAACCTGAATACGGAACAGCGCAACGGGGCTTGGGGCATCGTCAATCCCTTCGACGGCAACACCTTTGTGCAGATCGCGAACCGCTATACGGGCACATTGGCGAGCTCGATCAATGGTGTGCGACTTCGCTACGCTCCGGAGACGAACAACAACATCTGGTTTTCCGACGAGCCCGACATCGTGATCGAAGGGCGCCCGTATCTCGAAGTAAATGACCTTGTTTACCGACCCGGTATTTACTACCGCGAGAGCGAGTGGGCCTTTACCTTCAACCTCGAGAACTCAGGTTGTAAAGACTTCCTGCCGGGCTCGGAGGCCACTCTGGAAATCTCTCTGGCTGGCTATGACACTGCTCGAGAATCGGTCGAAGGCAGTTCTACCATTCCGGCAACCACATTTACAGGGAACGGGAGTTTGGACCGCGTCGTTGCGACGGTACGGGATGTTCGAGGCCTGCCGCGAGGCACCTCCGCGCCCTTCCGCAGCAGCCTGCGCATCCCCAAATACAATGAGGCTGCCGTTTCGTCTTATGCCGGCATCGAACCGAACCCGGACGAAACCTACATTCCTCCCGTTTTCCCAGCCTTCTCCGTCAGCCGCCCGGAAGAAGAAGGAGAGCCGATTAGCTACCTGCCGCTGTCAACCATTGGAATTACCGATACGATCCCCGGGGATCAGGCTCCTTGGCGATTGGACGGCAATCAGAACTTCGTCGATCCGAACGTACTTCGTTGGCCAATGTTCTTCTTCCCGTCTAACGCATTGGTCGGAGGCAGCCCTTATTCGCTGTTCTTTACGCGAGAGCCGGCCGCGTTTGCGCCCCGCTTCACGATTACCGCCAATGTGCCGCTGGCAGTCGATGAACTTCAGTTGACGTTTACGGCCGGCATCTTCGTTGATGTGACGCCCCCAAGGCAGACCCTGCGTCAATGGCAGACTTTCTGGAATATCCAGCGGGAGATGCCCGACTTCCTTCGTCAGGAATCTGCCGCATTTGCCAACAATGATGAAGGGTTGGGCTTGCTCGACAACTTTACGGTGCCTCTCAGCTCGGGTATCGGCCTCGACTATGTGGGCCAAGGCGCTTCGAGCATTGCAGAAATCCTTGCTCTGGATCCCGATGGAGACGGCTATACGAATGCGGCTGAGTGGGCCTTCGTGGCCAATCCGTTGAAAGCCGATCTGCCGGGAGCTCTGGTGGCGACCGATCTGGTGGTGGAAGACCAAAACGGGACTTCCGCAGAATACCTCCAGGTCACGTTCAATGCCCTGTCGGATTATTCCAATTCCAGCTTTATCTACGAAGTTTGGGCTTCGGACTCCGCTCGCTTCAATGGCTTCGAGGAGGATGCTGCTACCAATACGGTCCGTTTGCTGCATTACGACCCGCGGGCCGGTGGAAACGCTGATAATGCGGAGCATCTGCGCACCTTGCGCCCTGCCGTCCAGGCCGTCATCCACAACGGCTACAGCTACCGGATTACGGTGCGCGATGTGGAGGCTCTTGGCAAGGACGCCAGCGGCAACCTGACTCAGGCGCGCTTTATCAAGGTGATGGCCTATTACATCCCGGACTCGGAGTTCGCTGACAAGACGCCCTTCAACGAGGGCGCCAGCGAATAGGCGGGGGACTTTTCTCTCAACCTGTCTTGTCCAAGGCCCGATCGGTGTCAAAAGCCGGTCGGGCCTCTTTTTGTCTGCCCGATCAGGCGAGGGAGGTCACGTGGCCTTGGGCGAGCTTGACGAGGAAGACGGCCAGGTTGCTCGACATGTGGGCCGCGATGCAGGGCAGCAGGGAGCGGTCGGGGTTGAGGCTCCAGAAGCGCACGGTGTAAAACCAGAGCGAGTTGAGGAAAAGCAGCAGCAGGGCCCAGGCAGCCTGCTTGTCCAGCGCCCAGCTAAACTGATACCAGGCGGCGCCTTCGGCCTGCTCGGTATAATACTGGTAGTGGGCGAGGGCAAAGAGCAGCGAAAACCCGACGATGCTGGCCCAGAGGACCGCCTTGCCTTTTTTCGTGACTACGAGATAGCCGCGGAAGATCAGCTCTTCGCCAAAACCGGCTGCGAGCATGGGCAGCAGGTAGAGCCACGAGATGTCGCTCTGGTCGGCACTTACGCCGAGCGCGTATTCGCCGCCGGTCTCCAGCGCGACGAGCGCGAGCGCGCCGCCGATGGCGATCCAGATGGGCAGGAGAGGGGAGGGCACGGCGCCAGGGAAGGCTTTGGGGTTGGGCTCCCCCCGGCGGTGGGCCTGCAAGTCGGCCCACCAAAGCTTGCCCAGATAGGCGGCCCCGGCAGCCACCAGTAACATGATGAGAGGAGATTCGTTCATTGCAGCGATCAGTTTTGGTTTTTGCCAGCCAAGTGAACCCGCTTGATTTTGCAACCCTCACTGCCTAAGGTCCCCCAAATGGTAGCATCCAGTGGTCCCAGCACGCCCCGGCCCGAGGGCATCGGCAGCATCACCGCCCCGATCGAAGCGCACCTGCAGGCGCTTGAGCGGTACTTGCTGGACGAGGTGTCTTCCTTTGAGCCGGAGGTGCAGGAGCTGGTGCGCTACACCTTCCAGCACAGTGGCAAGAAGATCCGGCCCATCCTCGTATTTTACAGCGGCTGGACAGGCGAGGGCGAGGAGCCGCCGACCGATCTCATCCGCGCCGCCGCCATCGTGGAGCTCGTCCACCTCGCCACGCTGGTGCACGACGATATCCTGGACAATGCCGACCTGCGGCACCGCACCCCCACGGTGGCCCACCGCTACGGGGCCCATGCGGCGGTGCTGTTGGGCGATGCTGTGTTTGCCCACGCGCTGAAGCTGGCGGCGGACTTCCCGACCACCTTCGTCTGCCGCGAAGTGGCGCAGGCCACCCGGCAAGTCTGCTCAGGCGAGATCGCGCAGACCTTTGCCCGTGGGCGCGCCGACCTCTCTCTGCCGGCCTACTACCGGATGATCGACTTGAAGACGGCGGAGCTGTTTCGCGTGTCGGCCCTGTTGGGCGCTACCTTGACGCACCCGGCCTCGGGCTTCCCCGAAGCGGCAGCGGAGTTCGCGCGCCGCCTCGGCATCGCTTACCAGATCTTCGACGACCTGGCCGACCTCTTTTCCTCGGAAGACAAGGCGGGCAAAACGCTGGGGACCGACCTCGCGAGCGGCAAGTTCACCCTGCCGTTCCTGCTCTGGTTCCCCACGTTGACCGATGCGCAGCAGCAGGAGTGGATCCGCCGTATCAACACCCACCCCGATGCGGTGCTGGAGCTGCGGGCGGAGTGGGAGCAGGCCGGCATCCTGCCCAAGGTGGTCGACGCCTTCCGCCACGAGCTGCGCTTGGCCACCGAGGCCCTCGAGCCCTATCAGGAGCTGCCGGCGGCCCAGAGGCTTCCCCGCCTGCTCGGTTTCGTGGAGGCCGCCTGCGCCAAGCTGCTCGCCCAGATCGGCTATCAGGAGTAAGACCGGGCGGTCTGGCCCGGTGCAACTCTACCGGGCAGTTGGGGTTAAAACCGTTAAATCTACCGCATTTGCGGTTGAAACTGCTGTCCTATTATGGCATCTTTCAGCTCCTCAATGGCTTTGACCGGCACACTCGACAAGGCGGCGACTACTTCATCTGCACCTGTGACCAGTGCGGACGAGGATTGGTCGTACGTGGAGCGAGTGCAGGCCGGCGATGTGGCGGCCTTTGATTTCCTCGTCACCAAGTACCGGGAGCGTCTCTTTTCGATCGTCTACAACATGACGTCGAACCGGGAGGACGCTGCCGACCTGACGCAGGAAGCCTTTATCAAGGCCTTTTCGTCCATCAAGCGCTTCCGCGGCAAGTCCTCGTTCTTCACGTGGCTTTACCGCATCGCCGTCAATACCACCCTCAGCCAGCTGAAAAAGCACCGCTTGCGCCGCTTCTTCAGCCTGGAAAACCTGCACGACGAAGCCACTTCTTCGGAGATTGTCGAAACCCTCTCCGAGGGCGGCAAGGCGGAGCGTCGCAGTTTGGCCAGCGAGCTGCAGGAAAAATTGAACGAAGCGCTTCAGAAGCTGTCTCCTAAGCATAGAACGGTCGTGGTCCTTTTCGAAATCGAGGGTCTTAGCCACCAAGAGATTTCGGAGATCATGGGATGTTCTGTCGGGACGGTCCGCTCACGCTTGCATTATGCCAAGCAACAGCTCCAGGCCTACCTGCAGGACTATATCCGCTGACCGTCCTCTGATGCTCATGCCGGAAAACAAGCCACAACCTCGTATCGCGGTCGAAGACCTGCTCCAGCTCAAGCGAGCCGAAAAGCCTGATCAGGCTTTCTGGCAGGATTTCGATCGTCAGCTCCAGGAACGCCGCCTCCGCCTCTTGATGGATCGCGAGGACCCCACCGCAGGGTGGGCACGGGGCTGGATCCGCTGGAGCTTCCTGGCTGGCACACCCGCCGCCGCCACCGCCTTTTTGTTTGGCTTCGGCATCCTGCAGTTGCCTGTCACCGCCTTCAACCCGTCCGGCACGCCCGGGCAGACCGATGAAGGAGCGACGGCCTCCGCGCCCCGCCCGGCTGGTCAGCCCCTGCAGGCTTCGTCCTTCGGCCCGGCGGTGACTGCGCTGGCGATGGATCTGCCGACGCCTTCGCGCGAGCGCCCCGCCGAGCTGGCTACCCCGAGCGCCAGCAACCGGATCGACTTGATGTCGTCTTTTGTGTCGTTTGCCAACGATGCGCTTTCCGGTGAAGACGCCACTACGGGCAGCTTCCGCAAGATCATGGCCCCCACCTCGCTGGTATCCGAACCACGGCCCAGCTACCAGTATGTGGCGGAGCCGTTGACCTCCAACGAGGTGGACACCAGGGCACACCGCAGTTCGGAACTTTTCTAGCAGCGTATGCGGTGGCTCTTGATGATGATAGCCGCTCTTTGGGGAGTTGGTTCAGGGTCGCCCTTGTTTGCCCAGGATTTTATGGCGCTCCAGCGCCGCATGGTGGAGCTGTATGAGCAGCACTCGCACTCCATCGTCCGCGTCAAGGCCGCCTATCCGTCTTCCGGGCCCGACGACACCCCACGCGTGCTGATCGGCACGGGCTTCTTCATTTCCCGCGAAGGCCATGTGCTGACCAATGCCACCGTGGTGCAAAAGCCCGAGCGCGCCTGGGTCGAGCAAAACGGCGTCTCCTATGCCGCCGATGTGGTGGGCATCGACGAAAGCAGCAACCTGGCGCTGCTCAAGGTCCGCGACCTGCCGCCCCGCTTCAATTTCTTCCACTTGGCCGATACGCCGGAGCTGCCGCCGGTGGGCACCATCCTCGTCCGGATCAGTATGCCGTTGGAGTTTGGGCCGTCGCCCAGCCTGGGCCTCGTTACCGGCTACGAATCGCGGTTCGCCCAACGCTTTTTCCCCTGCAAGTTTATGCGCACCTCCCTGCCAGCCGGCCCGGGCGAGGGTGGTGCCGCCTATATCGACCTCAGCGGTCGCCTGGTGGGCATGCAGACCTTTTCCTTGCCTGAGATGGGCGCCACCTATGCCCTGCCGGCCCGGGCGGCCCTGCGCCTGCGGGACGACCTGCTTTTCAACGGAGAGATCGGTTATGGCTGGATCGGCTTCGAGATCCGCATCGAGAGCGACCGCGAGCGCGGCGCACGCCTGGTGATCGATAAGCTCGTGCCTGAGACGCCCGCTACCAACTCCGGCCTTGAGCCCGACGACGTGCTGATCGAGATCGGCGGCTATGAGATCCATACGCTCGACGATCTACGCAACGCCATGTTCTACTCCCGCGTAGGCACGTTTACCGACATCAAGGTGCGCCGGGGCGATGTCGTGAAGGAATTTTCCGTGCAAGTGGCCAAGCGGCCCAAAAACGAGCCGCTGGAGATCGTGACCCGCATGCCCCGGCTCGACGGCGAAGTCTCGCCCATCCGCCGCCCCAGTGAGCCGCCCGAAGATTCGATGATCCTGCCCTTCAGCGCCGAAATGCCGCTCCCCATGATGCCGGCGGAAGGCCAGTAAAACCGGGGCCGCACAAAAAGGCGGGCGAAGGGCATTGACATAACCAGTTCACCGCCTTAGGGCTGCGGTAGATAAGCACGTCTTATCTAAATCCTCCCTTTCCACGGTTTTATCATGAGAACTGAACGCGACTCGATGGGCGAAATGCAAGTGCCCGATTCCGCTCTCTACGGCGCCTCTACCCAGCGGGCCGTCCTGAACTTCCCCATCAGTGGGCGCGGGATGCCTGCCGACTTCGTCCAGGCCCTCGGCCTGCTCAAGTGGGCCTGCGTATCGGCCAATGAAGAGCTGAGCCGCATTTCGAAGGACAAGGCCGACTTGATCCGCGCGGCCTCGCTCGAGATTTACGCCGGCAAGCACAACGACCAGTTCCCGGTCGACGTCTTCCAGACGGGCAGCGCCACCTCCAGCAACATGAATGCGAACGAGGTGATCGCCAACCTGTGCAGCCTCGCCACCGGTGAGGCCGTCGGCTCCAAGAAGCCCATCCACCCCAACGACGATTGCAACCTCGGTCAGTCCTCCAACGACACGATGCCGACCACCCTGCACGTCGCGGTGGCCCTCGCGCTGAAGGACAAGCTGATCCCCGCCCTGGAGCACCTCCACGCCAAGCTCGACGAAAAGGCCAAGTCCTTCGACGACGTGGTGAAGATCGGCCGCACCCACTTGATGGACGCCACGCCGCTCACGCTCGGCCAGGAATTCAGCGGTTACGCCCAGCAGGTCAAGAAGTCGATCGTGCGCGCGAAGAAGGGCATCGAAGCCCTCGAAGAACTCGCTATCGGCGGCACCGCAGTCGGCACCGGCATCAACACGCACCCTGAGTTCAGCGCCCGCGTGGCCCGCCTGCTCAGCGAAAAGACGGGCCTGAAGTTCCGCGAAGCCGACAACCACTTCGAAGCCCAGGGCGGTCGCGACGACTCCGTGGAAGTTGCGGGCTACCTCAGCACCATCGCTGCCAGCCTCACCAAGGTCGCCAACGACATCCGCCTGCTCGGCAGCGGCCCCCGCAGCGGCATCTTCGAGATCAATCTGCCCTCCACCCAGCCGGGCAGCTCGATCATGCCGGGCAAGGTCAACCCGGTGATGAGCGAAATGCTGATCCAGTCCGCCATTTACACGCAGGGCCTCTGCACCAGCGTGGCCATCTGCGGCCGCGACGGTCACTTCGAGCTCAACGTGACGATCCCGCTGATCGCCTACAGCCTGCTCGAATCCATCACCGTGCTCGCCAACGGCGCCCGCACCTTCGCCGACCGCTGCGTGGCTGGCATCGAGTGCAACCGCGACCGCTGCGACGAGCTGGTGAAGAAGAGCCTCATGCTCGTCACCGCCCTCAACCCCTACATCGGCTACGACAATGCCGCCAAGGTGGCCAAGAAGGCCTTCGCCGAGAACAAGACCCTCCGCGAAGTGGTGCTCGAAATGGGCCTGATGGAAGCCGACAAGCTCGACGAGGCACTCGACCCCAGCACGATGGTGACGCCGCAGGCCTAAGGGCCATTCTGCCGCGTTTAACGTGATTTCTACGACCGGACGGAAGCGCCTGCTTCCGCCCGGTTCTTTTTTGGCTGCCGCCGCCCCCTTGAGGCCTCAAGCTTCGCCTTCGTGGACGAGCCGCCGATCCTCTTCTTCGACGGGGTGTGCAACCTCTGCAACCACACGGTCGACTTCATCCTCCGGCACGAGCGGGAGCCACGGCTGCGCTTCGCCCCGCTACAAGGGGAGCACGCCCGCCGCCTCCTGCCCCCGCTGGGGATCGACCCGGAGGCGCTCGACAGCCTCGTGCTGTACGAAGCGGGCAGGGTGTATCAGCGCAGTGCCGGGGCCTTCGCACTGGCCGCTTACCTGCGCGCCCCGTGGTGCTGGCTGCGCGCCTTTCGTATTTTGCCCCGGGCCTGGCTCGATGCTTTATACCGTTATGTCGCCGCCCGCCGCTATCGCTGGTTCGGCCAAAAGGAGAGCTGCCGGTTGCCGACTCCTGAAGAGCGCGCCCGTTTCCTCGATTAAACGCTCTTTCCCTTTCCAGGCCGCTGCCGTATCTTGCGCGCATGAAGATCCATCAGGCGACGATCAGCGTTTCCGCCCGCGGGCAAGGCACCACCGAGTTCACGCACGATATCGAGCGCGAGGTGCGCCAGAGCGGCGTGCGCAACGGCCTCGTGCACGTGTTCTGCCAGCACACCAGTTGCAGTCTCGTCATCATGGAGAATGCCGACCCCACCGCCCGCCGCGATCTGGAAGAATGGCTGAACCGCCTCGTGCCGGAAAACGTGCCCTACTTCCAGCACACGCTGGAAGGGCCCGACGACATGCCCAGCCACATCAAGATGGCGCTCACCCGCACCAGTGAGACGCTCCCGCTGCACGACGGCCAGCTCCAGCTCGGCACCTGGCAAGGCGTATTCCTCTGGGAGCACCGCCGCTCTTCCCACCGCCGCCGCATCTTCATCACCGTGATGGGAGAGTAGGGCTTGGGCAGATAGCCTAAGCCTTCTGCTTTGCCACCTTCTCGCCCGGGGGCAGCTTGGGCAGGGTAAAGCTCATCGCGAGCGAGACCAGCACGAGGCCGGCGGCGGCATAGTAGGCAAAGTCGGAGCCGAACTTGTAGTAGATCAGCGCACCCGCGAGCGGGCCGATGGCGCGCGCCAAGGCACCGGCGGAGCGGAAGGCACCGAGGTTGGTGCCCTGTTCATCGGCGGGGGAAAAGCGCGAGGCGGCCGCGGTCAGGGAAGGGCTGACGAGACCGGCCCCAAAGCCCAGCAGGCCGAGCCCGGTGTAAAAGAGGGGCGCCTGCAGAGCCGCGCCGAGGCAGACGAGCGCCAGAAACACCATGAGGAAGCCGACGAAGATCAGCGGCATTTCCCCAATCTTGGGGCTCAGGCGGCGCACCACCATGCCTTGGCTGATCAGGAGCATCAGGCCGATGAAGACGAAGATTTTCGTCATCGCCAGCGGAGAGTAGAGCAGACGCTCGCGAGCCAGGAAGGTCAGCGAAAACTCCATGCCCGCAAAGGCGATCACGAAGATCAGGTAGACGAAGATCACGAGCTGCACCACCTGCGACTTGACGATAAAGATCTCGGCGAGGCGGTTGGGGCGCTTCTGGCCCTCTTCGAGTGTGGGCTTGGCCTTCTTCACCGCCAGCGTCTCGGGGAACGAGCGCCAGACCCACACGAGGTTGACGAGCGAGAGCAGCAGGGCCACCAGCGCCGCACCGGAGAACGGATGCAGGCCGATGCCTTCCAGCGAGGGCCAAATGTGCAGGGGGTTGAAATAGGTGGCACTCACCGCGCCGATGGCCGGCCCGAGGATGAAGCCGAGGCCGAAGGCGACACCGATCAGCGCCATGCCCTTGCCGCGCCCCTTCTCGTCCGTCACGTCGGCGATGGCTGCGGTGGCGACGGCGATATTGCCCGCCATCAGACCCCCGAGAGCGCGCGAGATGAGCAGCGCCCAAAAGTGCCCGGAGAAGAACCAGAGCAGGTAGCTGACGGCCACGCCCGTCACCGTAAGGAGCAGCACCCGGCGCCGGCCCTTGTAGTCGGAGGTGCGCCCCCAGTAGGCCGCACTGAAGAATTGCAGCAGGCTGTAGAGCGAGCCGATGATGCCGCCAAAGAGCACGGTGGTCAGGAACTCCGCTTCGAGCGGGTCGGGCACCACTGCGGCCAGTCGCTCCACCATGCCGCCGATCAGGCTGTTCGGCCCCTCCAGCTCCAGATAGTAATGGAGCATGGCGGGGAAGAGCGGGAAGATGATGGAGAACCCGACGAGGTCGAGGAAGACGGTCAGGAAAATGACGCCGAGGGTTCGTTTCTGGTTCTGCGGGGAAGGCTCCGTTGCTGCCATGACAAAAAAGTGATCATGGACCGAACCCGGCGGAGCGTCTAGAGCGCATTTCTAATTTCTTGTCTTCCGCAACTAATAGGGGTTCTGCGGCGCCTAACTGTGGTTGTATTTCTTTTTCAGCGCCGCCGCCACATTCAGCGGGATGAACTTTTGTACGCGCTCGGGGTCGAAGGCGGAGACCTGTTTGACCAGCGTTGAACTCGTGAAGTAGTAGAGCGAGCCCGGCATGAGGAAGATCGTCTCCACCTCCGGGTCGAGGTCGCGGTTCATCTGCGTCATCTGGAATTCGAATTCGAAGTCCGACACCGCACGCAGGCCCCGAATCAGGGCGATGGCACCCTTTTTCTTCGCGAAGTCGACCACGAGGCCCTGGAAGGGCTCCACGCTGGCGTTGAGGCCGCGAATATTGCCGCGGATCAGCTCCACGCGCTCTTCGAGGGAGAAGAGGGGGCCCTTGCGCTGGTTGTTGGCTACGGCCACAGTAATGTGGTCGAACAGCTTGCAGGCGCGGTGCAGGATGTCGAGGTGCCCGTTGGTGACGGGATCGAAGGTGCCAGGGTAAAGGGCGAGTTTCATGGCGAAGACTTTGCGTTGGAGTTTGACCAACCCGCTTTGGGAATGGACCATGTAGGGAACGATGGCAAACCCCTTCTGCAGCGGTGCTTAGACACATCCCCAACATCATCACTTTTTCGCGCATCCCCGCGCTGGCTTTCGTGGCCTACTGGACGCTCGTCCCGGGCGACGATCATGCCGCC encodes the following:
- a CDS encoding S1C family serine protease; the protein is MALQRRMVELYEQHSHSIVRVKAAYPSSGPDDTPRVLIGTGFFISREGHVLTNATVVQKPERAWVEQNGVSYAADVVGIDESSNLALLKVRDLPPRFNFFHLADTPELPPVGTILVRISMPLEFGPSPSLGLVTGYESRFAQRFFPCKFMRTSLPAGPGEGGAAYIDLSGRLVGMQTFSLPEMGATYALPARAALRLRDDLLFNGEIGYGWIGFEIRIESDRERGARLVIDKLVPETPATNSGLEPDDVLIEIGGYEIHTLDDLRNAMFYSRVGTFTDIKVRRGDVVKEFSVQVAKRPKNEPLEIVTRMPRLDGEVSPIRRPSEPPEDSMILPFSAEMPLPMMPAEGQ
- a CDS encoding class II fumarate hydratase; the protein is MRTERDSMGEMQVPDSALYGASTQRAVLNFPISGRGMPADFVQALGLLKWACVSANEELSRISKDKADLIRAASLEIYAGKHNDQFPVDVFQTGSATSSNMNANEVIANLCSLATGEAVGSKKPIHPNDDCNLGQSSNDTMPTTLHVAVALALKDKLIPALEHLHAKLDEKAKSFDDVVKIGRTHLMDATPLTLGQEFSGYAQQVKKSIVRAKKGIEALEELAIGGTAVGTGINTHPEFSARVARLLSEKTGLKFREADNHFEAQGGRDDSVEVAGYLSTIAASLTKVANDIRLLGSGPRSGIFEINLPSTQPGSSIMPGKVNPVMSEMLIQSAIYTQGLCTSVAICGRDGHFELNVTIPLIAYSLLESITVLANGARTFADRCVAGIECNRDRCDELVKKSLMLVTALNPYIGYDNAAKVAKKAFAENKTLREVVLEMGLMEADKLDEALDPSTMVTPQA
- a CDS encoding DCC1-like thiol-disulfide oxidoreductase family protein, producing MDEPPILFFDGVCNLCNHTVDFILRHEREPRLRFAPLQGEHARRLLPPLGIDPEALDSLVLYEAGRVYQRSAGAFALAAYLRAPWCWLRAFRILPRAWLDALYRYVAARRYRWFGQKESCRLPTPEERARFLD
- a CDS encoding secondary thiamine-phosphate synthase enzyme YjbQ; this encodes MKIHQATISVSARGQGTTEFTHDIEREVRQSGVRNGLVHVFCQHTSCSLVIMENADPTARRDLEEWLNRLVPENVPYFQHTLEGPDDMPSHIKMALTRTSETLPLHDGQLQLGTWQGVFLWEHRRSSHRRRIFITVMGE
- a CDS encoding MFS transporter, with protein sequence MAATEPSPQNQKRTLGVIFLTVFLDLVGFSIIFPLFPAMLHYYLELEGPNSLIGGMVERLAAVVPDPLEAEFLTTVLFGGIIGSLYSLLQFFSAAYWGRTSDYKGRRRVLLLTVTGVAVSYLLWFFSGHFWALLISRALGGLMAGNIAVATAAIADVTDEKGRGKGMALIGVAFGLGFILGPAIGAVSATYFNPLHIWPSLEGIGLHPFSGAALVALLLSLVNLVWVWRSFPETLAVKKAKPTLEEGQKRPNRLAEIFIVKSQVVQLVIFVYLIFVIAFAGMEFSLTFLARERLLYSPLAMTKIFVFIGLMLLISQGMVVRRLSPKIGEMPLIFVGFLMVFLALVCLGAALQAPLFYTGLGLLGFGAGLVSPSLTAAASRFSPADEQGTNLGAFRSAGALARAIGPLAGALIYYKFGSDFAYYAAAGLVLVSLAMSFTLPKLPPGEKVAKQKA
- the coaD gene encoding pantetheine-phosphate adenylyltransferase, which codes for MKLALYPGTFDPVTNGHLDILHRACKLFDHITVAVANNQRKGPLFSLEERVELIRGNIRGLNASVEPFQGLVVDFAKKKGAIALIRGLRAVSDFEFEFQMTQMNRDLDPEVETIFLMPGSLYYFTSSTLVKQVSAFDPERVQKFIPLNVAAALKKKYNHS